A single genomic interval of Cygnus atratus isolate AKBS03 ecotype Queensland, Australia chromosome 22, CAtr_DNAZoo_HiC_assembly, whole genome shotgun sequence harbors:
- the CEP164 gene encoding centrosomal protein of 164 kDa isoform X5, which produces MWLAKEGIVAPLPPEWKPCQDITGDIYYFNFANGQSMWDHPCDDHYRELVAQERKKLLARGGLKKKEKKKKDKKEKKDKKDKQSPKRSTSSGSPLAPVQAPLGNLAPLRGPVASPAGILRGSLNSDVGSSVDSSLAARGETRPAEPCKPTGHTKKLLGLVCEEKSSLNTVPLDKGRNEEEESENESLRGTRRLFKNLHMDVSALGGSFESEENSKAEEENFGRRLADVTEARLQHQRSPAEEAGSLREKESLKSRHAEEGQESSLDADDACPPTPVKVLSGDADGSLSGQNKGDSDGKLAGNELLGEKDAEVEGDVSAADELPQSLEERRATGTDVPGSPVQPRAASPDAEAAEADQLASLAVTVDTVSVDENIVNEMREEAADLKTDSRLDAGKLSKASETSECVEDLQASNRSDHDLIQHMDLAFQSHFSEQVLDVGVLSPVLDSPMCKAQELGGEEKDQSKASIEEEQSKRTKAAESERDQSGCETSGQKCVALGNPKQDEAVALELAEGSLDSLINLEELAAPQKEQPEKEIKQEQSLSQPSEESLEEIAKELEKEIEREKMHLLQAKEEKIQQFQEEMRQQEEEEAQKLHQQKEKSLRTLKEDLAKVSEEEELRVRKEETERLSKLRAKIASETEAEKEKIRAEQEFMLQKLREEWESLQVTEKKSLERKKQLVLEKMKLEMEEAQQEEMVRLEEEKEQFLRELKERLETEKRKATEELEKQFATELQQLKSAAEEKHQKAISSLQTQAAEAQRSKETWLHEDLQRAEQKTQQKAYQVMAYEHELSELMREKRQGVEKDHERKMERMKEEHQEVLARIQDQYEEEERKQRAELFEGLRSEMARLRQLHEVEVKALQAELDERLTLLQSRHREKERKLQDSENELEIRAKNVKARSVQLLSQEESLRKKRQQLLDEDRRTELERDEAALASQLRLEENRKEHTNLLESIRQLRRSLEELQDQKSELEAQVDLLQTRSQRLQKRISELEAAVRSKQEILKELEAEESVESPRRKAELHVEDLRETIQAHSSRESASPPSQSHEDSNLQFDHVRSYISAEGISIRNAKEFLVRQTRSMRKRHTALKAAKQQWHQDMQKAQEVVQDLDSSQLLEGVRKNLEEEAKQLDKMKSVMRKGQVLLKKKEEKLSQLESSLLEELSDEDTLKSTACKKMVTFDLSNSEDTNSMSSASLGQPKFDLRTDLQVGPQLDKIQCLTDSLQHITRELNGVLGVLSSLNNRQSPLFTSTQVHSNGVPLSTYASLAGLQAGGSLVPPAGVSLVDQWVRSTGLSSSRSFTAGQTVDSILAEKWHKYFPGGFPSLSGSSGTLDNKLGYVPADEQIRLFQHSQFQSCESDKMSIQGMIETNKKWLEDFKRDSKVPLFPGAQKPSASSPSLLQLGLDENRQIKVYHY; this is translated from the exons CCCGCAGAGCCCTGTAAGCCCACTGGCCACACCAAGAAGTTGCTGGGATTGGTCTGTGAAGAGAAGAGTTCTCTGAACACAGTACCTTTAGATAAAGGGAGAAACgaagaggaagaaagtgagAATGAG AGCCTCCGTGGGACACGAAGACTGTTCAAAAACCTGCACATGGATGTCAGTGCCTTGGGAGGCAGCTTTGAGTCTGAG GAGAACAGCAAAGCGGAGGAGGAGAACTTTGGCCGCCGCTTAGCCGATGTCACTGAAGCTCGTCTCCAGCACCAGAGGAGTCCCGCAGAGGAAGCTGGCAGTCTGAGAGAG AAGGAGTCTTTAAAATCAAGACATGCCGAAGAAGGGCAAGAGTCTTCCTTGGATGCTGATGATGCATGCCCTCCAACGCCGGTTAAAGTCCTTTCCGGAGATGCTGACGGTAGCCTTTCTGGCCAGAACAAAGGGGATTCTGATGGGAAACTCGCTGGGAATGAACTACTGGGCGAGAAAGATGCTGAGGTGGAAGGTGACGTCTCGGCAGCTGATGAGCTGCCACAGTctctggaggaaaggagagcaaCAGGGACAGATGTGCCCGGCAGTCCCGTGCAACCCAGAGCTGCATCTCCAGATGCTGAAGCTGCTGAGGCAGATCAGCTGGCAAGCCTGGCTGTCACCGTTGACACCGTGTCTGTTGATGAAAATATAGTAAATGAAATGAGGGAAGAAGCAGCTGATCTGAAAACAGACAGCAGGCTGGATGCTGGCAAA CTTTCAAAGGCATCTGAGACCAGTGAATGTGTGGAGGACTTGCAGGCTTCCAACCGCTCAGACCACGACCTGATTCAGCATATG gacTTGGCTTTCCAGAGTCATTTTTCTGAGCAGGTATTGGATGTGGGTGTTCTGTCTCCTGTTTTAGACAGCCCCATGTGCAAG gcccaggagctgggaggagaagaaaaagatcaaaGCAAAGCCAGTATAGaagaagagcaaagcaaaagaacaaaagctgcTGAGAG TGAGAGGGATCAGAGTGGTTGTGAAACATCAGGACAGAAGTGTGTTGCTTTAGGAAATCCCAAACAAGACGAGGCGGTGGCCCTGGAGCTGGCGGAGGGATCGCTGGATAGCCTGATCAATCTGGAAGAGCTTGCTGCCCCACAGAAAGA gcaacctgaaaaggaaataaaacaagagcAGTCCCTGAGCCAGCCTAGTGAAGAATCTCTGGAGGAAATAGccaaggagctggagaaggagatTGAACGAGAGAAAATGCACTTACTGCaagcaaaggaagagaaaattcagCAATTCCAGGAGGAGATGCggcagcaggaagaagaagaagctcAGAAGCTTcatcagcaaaaagaaaaatccctcaG GACTCTGAAAGAGGATTTGGCAAAGGtttctgaggaagaagagtTGCGtgtgagaaaggaagaaactgagAGACTCTCAAAGCTGCGAGCCAAAATCGCCTCAGAGACTGaggcagagaaggagaagaTAAG GGCAGAGCAAGAGTTCATGCTGCAAAAATTGAGAGAAGAGTGGGAATCTCTGCAGGTAACAGAGAAGAAGAGCCTGGAGAGGAAGAAGCAACTTGTTttggagaaaatgaagctgGAAATGGAGGAAGCTCAACAGGAAGAGATGGTCAGgctggaagaagagaaggaacaaTTCCTGAGGGAGCTTAAGGAGagattagaaacagaaaagagaaag GCAACAGAGGAGCTGGAGAAACAGTTTGCaactgaactccagcagctgaaatctgcagcagaagagaagcatCAAAAG GCCATTTCTAGCTTACAAACCCAGGCGGCGGAGGCACAGAGGAGTAAGGAGACTTGGCTGCATGAAGacttgcagagagcagagcagaaaacgCAGCAAAAAGCATATCAAGTAATGGCATATGAACATGAG CTCAGTGAGCTTATGAGAGAGAAACGCCAGGGAGTGGAAAAAGACCATGAGAGGAAAATGGAGAGGATGAAAGAGGAGCACCAGGAGGTCCTGGCAAGGATTCAGGATCAGTATGAAGAGGAG gagagaaagcaaagagcagaactGTTTGAAGGCCTGCGAAGTGAGATGGCACGCCTCCGACAGCTTCATGAAGTGGAGGTGaaagctctgcaggcagagctggatgAACGGCTGACCCTATTGCAGAGTAGGCATAGGGAGAAG gaaagaaaactacAGGATTCAGAAAATGAGCTTGAAATACGTGCAAAGAATGTCAAAGCAAGATCCGTGCAGCTTCTTAGCCAG GAGGAatctctgaggaagaaaaggcagcagctgctggatgaAGACAGACGGACTGAGCTAGAAAGAGAT GAAGCTGCTTTAGCTTCTCAACTCCGCCTCGAGGAGAATCGGAAGGAGCACACCAACCTTCTTGAGTCCATCCGGCAACTGCGCAGGTCTCTTGAAGAGCTCCAAGACCAGAAGTCTGAACTGGAGGCCCAGGTGGATTTGTTGCAGACCCGAAGCCAAAGGCTGCAGAAACGTATCAG TGAGCTTGAGGCAGCTGTCAGGAGCAAGCAGGAGATTTTGAAAGAACTGGAGGCAGAAGAAAGCGTGGAGTCTCCAAGAAGGAAAGCTGAGCTCCATGTTGAAGACCTGAGAGAAACTATTCAAGCT CACTCATCCAGAGAGTCTGCTTCCCCACCTTCTCAAAGCCACGAGGACAGCAACTTGCAATTTGACCA TGTCAGAAGCTACATCTCTGCCGAAGGGATCTCCATTAGGAATGCCAAGGAATTCCTGGTGCGCCAGACCCGCTCCATGAGGAAGAGGCACACGGCGCTGAAAGCTGCCAAGCAGCAGTGGCACCAAGATATGCAGAAAGCGCAGGAGGTGGTGCAGGATCTTGACAGCTCCCAACTCCTGGAGGGAGTGCGCAAGAACCTGGAAGAG GAAGCAAAGCAGCTGGACAAGATGAAGTCAGTTATGCGGAAAGGACAGGTGCTgctgaagaagaaggaagagaaactaAGCCAGCTGGAGTCATCGCTGTTGGAGGAG CTTTCAGATGAAGATACACTGAAAAGTACTGCATGCAAGAAGATGGTGACTTTTGATCTCAGCAACTCTGAGGACACAAACAGCATGTCCAGTGCAAGCTTAGGTCAGCCTAAAT TTGACTTGAGAACGGATCTACAGGTTGGCCCACAGCTGGACAAGATCCAATGCCTGACAGACTCTCTGCAGCACATCACCAGAGAACTGAATGGGGTCCTCGGCGTTTTGAGCTCTCTGAACAACCGCCAGTCTCCACTCTTCACTTCGACACAGGTGCACTCCAATGGTGTCCCTCTTTCTACGTATGCATCCTTGGCAGGACTTCAGGCAGGTGGCTCCTTGGTGCCCCCCGCTGGGGTGTCTCTGGTGGACCAGTGGGTCCGGAGCACTGGGCTGAGCTCCAGTCGCTCTTTCACAGCCGGGCAGACAGTGGACAGCATCCTGGCAGAAAAGTGGCACAAGTACTTCCCAG GTGGGTTCCCATCACTCAGTGGAAGTTCCGGTACTCTGGACAACAAGCTGGGATACGTACCTGCAGA TGAGCAGATTCGCCTGTTCCAGCACTCCCAGTTCCAGAGCTGTGAGTCAGACAAGATGAGTATTCAAGGAATGATTGAGACCAACAAGAAATGGCTAGAAGACTTCAAGAGGGATTCAAAGGT ACCTCTCTTCCCAGGTGCACAGAagccctctgccagcagccccagcctaCTTCAGCTAGGACTGgatgaaaacagacaaataaaagtGTACCATTACTGA